CGCATGATGTGTTTGTTGTAATGGACTGTTCTCCTGATATGCATTTTGAGGGGGTTGTTTCCTTTACCGCCTCTTTATTACGAGCCGTTCTAAAAAAGGGAGCACAAACGGGGCTCTTAACGATTAGCAGAGAGAGGGCATCCTTTCCCATTAGGGGAGGAGAAGATCAACTGCATCAGCTCTTTTATCATCTTGCCAGGATAGAAGCAAAGAGTTCTTCCTCGTTTGAGAAGGTGTTAGAGACTGAGGGAATGTTTGTCCAGCAAACGGTATCCTTCTTACTAGTAACCGCCCAATTAACAAAGCCTTTAATAGAAAAGGCAGGCTTTCTGGGACAAAGAAAAGGAAAGATTACTCTTTTTCTGATAAAAGGAGAAAAAGAAGCTCCTACTCAAAGTGAAAGGTCCCTTATCGCTCTTGCAAATGCACGAAATGTACGGGTTCTAATGGTTCATGAAGGGGAATTTGCTTCAGCCTTCTCGGAGGTGAATTTGCGATGAAAAGAAATTTTCAAGCTTTTCTTGTATATTTATTGGGATTTTTGCTTTTATGGGAATGGTTGCGTCCGGTGGAGCAATTAACTCAAACGGACCATATTGAAATGTTTGTTATTTTTATTCTCCTTTCTTTTGCAGTATCGTTCTTAAAACTAAAGTGGATTTGGCAAATGATTTTAAAAATTTGGTTTATCCTCTTTTCAGTTCATATGTTTCATTATAATACTGGATTCTTTCAATTTAGCTGGTTGTCTTCCTTTTTAAGTGATTGGACTACTAATTTTAGTATAATTTTAGCTCTAAATTGGTTGGGAATAACAAATGAATTTCGAACACTTTTGTTCTTTATTTTGCTTTGGTTAATGGTTTACTTAGTGAACTATTGGCTCTTGAAACGGCAAAGGATTTTTATTTTCTTCTTTATGACACTTATTTATATAACGGTTTTGGATACTTTTACGCTGTATAGTGCGAAAACAGCGATTGTCCGGACGGTTGTTGTGGGCTTTGCTGTCATGGGGATGTTAACCTATTACAGAATCTTGGCTAAGGAAGAGGTAAGTGCAGATTCTATTATTACTCGAAAATGGATGAGACCCTTAGTGATAATGATAGCTTTTAGCGTTATTGTTGGGATTATTGCGCCTAAGTTCGAACCAATATGGCCAGACCCTGTTCCATATCTTCAGGCTGCTGGCAATAAAGGCGGAGATGATGCAAATGGAACGGGTGTTTCAAAAGTTGGCTACGGTACCGACGATACTCAATTAGGCGGCCCTTTTATTGGCGACGACAGTACCGTATTTAAGACCGAAGCCAGGCAAAAGAATTATTGGAAGGTAGAAACAAAGGATCATTATACGGGGAAAGGGTGGATTCCTTCTAGTTCAACTTCTTTCCAAATAGGTGGGGATGAGGTAATACCTGTTTCCTCCATCCCATCAACGGTAGAAACCAGGGAAGAATCTGCAAGATTATTCTTATTTATGGATTATGAGCACCTCATTTACCCTGCAGGAATCCAAAGGGTGCAATTTGAACGCAGCTATACCTTGGAGATAGACTCAACGAAGGAAAAGATTTCAATCTTCGGTTTTGATTCTAAGCCTATTGCTCCTGATGCTTATACAGTTGAGTATAAAATTCCACAATATGAAGCAAGTAAGTTAAGGGAGACTAGTGTTGTCGACCCTGGACAGATAAGTACAGAATTCCTTGCCCAATATACACAGCTGCCGGAGAATCTTCCTGAAAGAATTAAGGAATTAGCACAAAGTATTACCGAAGGTGAAACAAACTGGTTTGATAAAGCAAAAGCAATCGAGCGGCATTTTAGTGGCTCTGATTTCCGTTATGATCAAAAGAATGTGGCTGTTCCTGAAGAAGAAGATGATTATGTCGATCAATTCTTATTTGATACAAAAGTAGGGTATTGTGATAATTTTTCCACCTCGATGGCGGTTCTGCTTCGAACATTAGGAATACCTACTCGTTGGGTAAAAGGGTATACCGGTGGGGATTTTCTGGAATATAGTGAAGGGGATACTTCGAAATCAATCTATGAAATTACCAATAATAATGCACATTCATGGGTAGAAGTTTATTTCCCTAACCAAGGCTGGGTTCCCTTTGAACCAACTAAGGGTTTTACAAATGACGTTTCGATTAGTTTTACAAATCCAGATGGAACACCTGCTGCTACGGAAACAACTGCTCAGCCAGCACCAAAACCACAGCAGAATCTGGAGGAAGATAGCAGCAGTTCGGAGAATAAGGATAATTCTTTTTCATTTACTGGTTTCTGGTTGAGTATAAAAATATTTTTTAATAGTAACTGGAAATTAATTTTATTAGTATCCGCAATAGTTGTTGGGGCAGCGGGCCTTCTGTATCGATCCCGAGGAAAGTGGATTCCGCGTCTATATTTACTTCAGTTCCGATTAAGAAAAAAGGATGAAAACATTGGTAAGGCTTACCTCATTCTTCTTGAGCAACTGGAGCGTTATGGACTAAAACGTAATGATGGCCAAACACTTAGAAATTATGCACGATACATTGATACCTTCTTTGCATCTAGGGAGATGTCAAAGCTAACCGATAGATATGAGCAATATCTATATCACCAGAAACTTCCTGAGGGAAGCTGGAAAGATTCATATGAATTGTGGGAAAATTTAATTAAAAAGACAATTGCTTGACCGTTAAAACAACCTATTGTTACAATAAGGCGTAAATTTAATGTCTAGCTGCAGCGCCTAGGGGCTCGGGGTCATAAGCCAATCCGTCAGAAAGGTTAAAGAACAACCTTCCCGCCGGCTCGTCTTATGCCTGTCGCCCCTGAGCAAGGCGCTTCCGCTTTTCTAAATAGGTTTTCCTTCATATATCCTCGAAAATAGGTTCGAGAGTCTCTACCGGGTCACCGTAATGACCTGACTATGAAGGCAGAAATTTCTGTCATAGCAATTGTGAGAAAGCTAGAATTCTGCCTTCTGTGGTTTATACGGAGGGGGGAATTCTAGTTTTTTTTTTGTGATAAAAGTAAATACTAACCTTATTATTTTGGAAGAGGTGGCCGTGTTGACAAATACAGATTTGATTGTTGTTTTAGACTTTGGAAGCCAGTATAACCAGTTGATCACACGCAGGATTCGTGAGTTCGGTGTCTATAGTGAACTTCATCCACATACGATTACCGCTGAGGAAATTAGAAAAATGAATCCAAAGGGAATCATTTTTTCAGGCGGACCGAATAGTGTATATGATGAGAACTCATTCCGCTGCGATGAGGAAATTTTTGAAATGGGTCTGCCTATCTTAGGAATTTGCTATGGTATGCAGCTAATGACTGTTCACTTTGATGGGAAGGTTGAAAAAGCGAAGAACCGTGAGTATGGGAAAGCGGTGATGAATCTCCAAAATCAGACGAAGCTTTTCCATGATATGCCTGAGGAGCAAGTGGTTTGGATGAGTCATGGAGATTTGGTTGTCGAAGCACCAGCTGGTTTTACCGTTGACGGAACAAACCCATCCTGCCCTATTTCGGCGATGAGTAATGAGGAACGAAAATTATACGCTGTTCAATTCCATCCAGAAGTTCGTCACTCCGTATATGGAAATGAGCTGCTTAAGAATTTCGTTTTTAATGTTTGTGAGTGTAAAGGCGATTGGTCGATGGGGAACTTCATTGAAGTGGAAATGGCAAAGATTCGTGAGCAGGTTGGAGATAAGAAAGTACTTTGTGCCCTTAGCGGTGGAGTAGACTCTTCTGTTGTTGCTGTTCTCATTCACAAAGCAATCGGAGATCAGCTAACCTGTATCTTTGTTGACCACGGGCTTCTTCGTAAAAATGAAGCGGAAAGTGTCATGAAGACCTTTGCAGAAGGCTTCCATATGAATGTCATTAAAGTGGATGCAAAGGAACGTTTCTTATCTAAGCTAGAAGGGGTCTCAGATCCTGAGAAAAAGCGAAAAATTATTGGCAATGAATTCATTTATGTATTCGATGATGAAGCAACAAAGCTTGAAGGGATTGACTTCTTAGCACAAGGAACGCTGTATACCGATATCATCGAAAGCGGAACAGCAACTGCACAAACGATTAAATCTCATCATAATGTCGGCGGATTGCCTGAGGATATGCAATTTAAATTAATCGAACCATTGAATACCCTTTTTAAAGATGAAGTCCGCGCCGTTGGTACGGAGCTTGGAATTCCAGATGATATAGTTTGGAGACAGCCATTCCCTGGACCAGGTCTTGGAATTCGTGTTTTAGGAGCGATTTCTGATGATAAACTTGAAATTGTTCGTGAATCCGACTGGATCCTAAGGGAAGAAATAAAGAAGGCTGGACTTGATCGTGAAATATGGCAATACTTTACTGTACTGCCAGACATTCGCAGTGTTGGTGTAATGGGCGATGCCAGAACATATGATTATACAATCGGTATTCGCGCTGTTACATCCATTGATGGAATGACGTCTGACTGGGCCCGTATCCCATGGGATGTGCTTGAAGTTATATCAACTCGGATTGTAAATGAAGTTTCACATGTTAACCGTGTGGTCTATGACATTACAAGTAAGCCACCTGCAACAATTGAATGGGAATAAATTTTAGATAATAGTTCTAAAAGCGAACGTTTTTAAATAAAATTTTAAAAACGTTCGCTTTTTGTGTTTACAAGTTGGGATATCCCTGATAAGATAAAGGAGAAGTAAATAATTTGTCGATTTAACTCGTATAATCTTGGGAATATGGCCCAAAAGTTTCTACCGAGCCACCGTAAATGGCTTGACTACGAGGCAGTGTTAAAAACAGAGGTTATTCCTCTATTATTTACACTTGCCCCAAGTCAAGCGTTCCGGTAGATATCGGAGCGTTTTTTGTTTTTATAAAAGAAAGATTCCTAGGGGGAAGAAGAATGCAAAAGTATTTTATGTTTAAAGAATTAGGGACGAATTATCGTCGTGAGATTATTGGCGGCATGACTACCTTCTTGGCGATGGCCTATATATTAGTCGTTAACCCGCTTACTTTGACCCTTTCTAGTGTAAAGGATTATCCTGACGCACTTAGAATGGATTATGGAGCGGTATTTGTAGCAACGGCCTTAGCTGCTGCAATTGGATCCATTGTGATGGGATTACTCGGAAAGTACCCACTTGCTTTAGCGCCAGGTATGGGACTAAATGCCTTCTTTGCTTATACAGTTGTGTTAGGCAGCGGCATTCCATGGCAGCATGCTCTAGGTGCAGTATTCATTTCCGGAGTATTTTTCTTCTTATTAACACTTACAGGATTACGTGAGAAATTAATTAATGCGATTCCGATTGAGTTAAAGCATGCAGTTGGAGCCGGTATTGGTTTATATATTACCTTTATTGGATTGCAAAGTGCCGGTATTGTAGTAAACAATGATGCGACCCTTGTAGGATTAGGTGATTTGACAGCTGGACCAACTTTACTAGCAATTTTCGGAATCATTGTGACGGTTATTCTGATGACTAGAGGGTTTAATGGAGCAGTATTTCTCGGAATGATTATAACTGTTATCGTAGGAATGATCTTTAACTTAATTGACACACCAGATAAAATTGTCGATACCGTTCCAAGTATAGCACCTACATTTGGAGCCGCGTTTTCTTCTTTTACCGATAGTTCGTTTTACTCAATGGCCATGCTTGGAATTATCTTGACGCTATTGTTTGTCGATTTCTTTGATAATGCTGGGACACTTGTAGCAGTGGCGAATCAAGCAGGAATGATCAAAGACAATAAATTACCACGTGCAGGAAGAGCTTTAATTGCTGACTCAGTAGCAACAACTGTTGGTGCAGTCCTTGGTACATCAACAACAACGTCTTATATTGAATCATCTGCCGGGGTAGCAGCGGGTGCAAGAACAGGTTTTGCTTCACTTGTTACCGCAGCATTGTTTATTCTATCACTGTTCTTCTTCCCGTTATTATCAGTAGTAACAGCGGCAGTTACAGCACCAGCCTTAATCATTGTTGGGGCGTTGATGGTAGGTTCGTTAGGGAAAATTGAATGGACGAAATTTGAAGTTGCTGTACCAGCCTTCCTTACTATGATTGCTATGCCTTTGACATATAGCATTGCAACAGGGATTGCTGTAGGATTTATCTTTTACCCAATTACGATGATTGTTAAAGGCAAAATGAAAGATGTTCATCCGATTATGTATTTCTTCTTTGTCATTTTCATTCTATACTTCATTTTCTTACAATAGTGTTTGAAAGAGTCTGTGATCATCACAGGCTCTTTTTTGTGCTGTGAACTATTTCACAAAATATTTTTATTTTTCATAAAAATAGATAAATTTTCCAATTTTCTGCTGTATGATAGGGGTATAAGAAAGAGAATGGAAAGGGAGTGTTGAAAGTGAAGATACTAAACGTTCGGGAGCTTGGAAAAAGCTTTGGGAAGTTAGAAGCAGTGAAGGGTGTTTCCTTTTCGGTGGAGAAAGGCGAGTCCTTCAGTCTACTTGGACCGAATGGTGCGGGCAAATCCACTACAATCAACATGATAACCGGTTTATACCCTCCGACCTCAGGGAGTATTCAAATAAAAGGTGTTGATGTTATCAAAAATCCAAAAAAAGCCCAAAAATCGATAGGGGTTGTCCCTCAAGAAATTGCACTCTATGAGACATTATCAGCAAGGGAGAATCTGAAATTTTGGGGGAGGATGTATGATTTGTCTGGAAATGCTCTTGAAAAAGCTGTTGATGAAGTTCTTGAAATCATTGGGCTGACAGACCGAGCCAAGGACAAAATCAATACCTTTTCGGGCGGAATGAAACGGCGGGTTAATATTGGTGCTGCCATTTTACATAAACCAGACGTATTAATCATGGATGAACCTACAGTTGGAATCGATCCGCAGTCAAGAAATCATATTCTCAATACCGTAAAATCCTTAAATCAAAATGGAATGACTATTATCTATACTAGTCACTATATGGAAGAAGTGGAATACCTTTGCGAACGGATTGGGATAATAGACCACGGAGAGTTAATTGCCTGTGGAACCCTTCGAGAGTTGAGGGAGACTATCGGTGACCGGTCAAGAATTATCATCTCTTTGGATAAAGAAAGGTCGAACCATTTAGAGATTATTGGTTTACTAGAAGGTTTGGCGGTGGAAAAAGATATCCTGATAAAAGACAAATTGCTTACTGTTTTTCATAAAGAACCGCAAGCGATTCTAAGTGATTTAATCCAGCTGGTGACAAAAGACGGGACGAAGATTACATCTGTGGAAATTGTTGAACCCAACCTAGAAAGTGTCTTTTTGCATTTAACTGGAAGAAGCTTAAGAGATTAGGGGGGATGATGATGACTTCCTGGTGGCTGGCGTGGAAAGATTTACTGATTATTATTCGTGATAAAAAGGCTTTATTAACGTTAATCGCGATGCCTCTTTTGTTAATTGCTATTTTAGGATCAGCATTTGGCGATATGATGGATGGTGATGAAGATGTTACGATAGAAGAATTTACGTTGGGAATTGTTAATTTAGATCAGGGGCAGTTAGGCGGAGTATTATCGGAAGAGGTTTTTAAAAAGGAATTATCTGATCAATTGAAGGTTAAATATTTTCAAGAAGAAGAAATGGTTAAAAAAATTAAGGACCATAAACTTGATGTAGGAATTGTTATTGATGAGGATTTTACAGCTTCCTTGATGACGGGAGAACAAGCGCGTGCAAAACTAATCTCAGTTCCTGACCCTGGTATTAAAGCAACCATCGTTTCAAGTGTAATAGAACAATTCGCTCAATCCGTACCAATCGAAGCAATGTCAGCAAATATGGCACTACCTGTTCAAGGTAATACCTCCGCAGAAGCAGCGAGTCAAAACCTCCTCAATGAAACATCTATAAATGCAGACACGAATCCAGTTAGTTCTTTTCAGTATTATGCTGCTGCCATGGGTGTCATGTTCCTGCTAATGACCGTCGTTCAAGGTGTTTCGGCAATGATTCTTGAAAAAGAGCAAGAGGTCTTTAAACGATTGCTGATATCAAATCTAACCTACATAACCTACTTAACTGGAAAAATGATTGGTTTAATCGTTATATCTTTATTGCAGGCTTTTGTGATTATCATTGGCACAAAGCTTATATTTGGAGTTGACTGGGGAAATTCAATCCCCGGTGTTGTAATAATGACATTTGCTTTTGTCATAAGTGCTTGTGGTTTGGGTGTATTGGCAGGCTCTTTTATCAAAACAGAGAAAGGCTTTAATGCTGCTGGAATGTTAGGAACGCAAATTTTCGCTGCCTTAGGCGGGAGTATGGTGCCGTTATATATATTCCCAGATTGGTTTGTTTCT
This Neobacillus sp. YX16 DNA region includes the following protein-coding sequences:
- a CDS encoding ABC transporter ATP-binding protein; this translates as MLNVRELGKSFGKLEAVKGVSFSVEKGESFSLLGPNGAGKSTTINMITGLYPPTSGSIQIKGVDVIKNPKKAQKSIGVVPQEIALYETLSARENLKFWGRMYDLSGNALEKAVDEVLEIIGLTDRAKDKINTFSGGMKRRVNIGAAILHKPDVLIMDEPTVGIDPQSRNHILNTVKSLNQNGMTIIYTSHYMEEVEYLCERIGIIDHGELIACGTLRELRETIGDRSRIIISLDKERSNHLEIIGLLEGLAVEKDILIKDKLLTVFHKEPQAILSDLIQLVTKDGTKITSVEIVEPNLESVFLHLTGRSLRD
- a CDS encoding ABC transporter permease; this encodes MMMTSWWLAWKDLLIIIRDKKALLTLIAMPLLLIAILGSAFGDMMDGDEDVTIEEFTLGIVNLDQGQLGGVLSEEVFKKELSDQLKVKYFQEEEMVKKIKDHKLDVGIVIDEDFTASLMTGEQARAKLISVPDPGIKATIVSSVIEQFAQSVPIEAMSANMALPVQGNTSAEAASQNLLNETSINADTNPVSSFQYYAAAMGVMFLLMTVVQGVSAMILEKEQEVFKRLLISNLTYITYLTGKMIGLIVISLLQAFVIIIGTKLIFGVDWGNSIPGVVIMTFAFVISACGLGVLAGSFIKTEKGFNAAGMLGTQIFAALGGSMVPLYIFPDWFVSVSKLLPNGLALQTYLDLMSGASFFEIIPAVLSAIGLGILFFAIGLFRLSIERRGKYA
- the guaA gene encoding glutamine-hydrolyzing GMP synthase, encoding MTNTDLIVVLDFGSQYNQLITRRIREFGVYSELHPHTITAEEIRKMNPKGIIFSGGPNSVYDENSFRCDEEIFEMGLPILGICYGMQLMTVHFDGKVEKAKNREYGKAVMNLQNQTKLFHDMPEEQVVWMSHGDLVVEAPAGFTVDGTNPSCPISAMSNEERKLYAVQFHPEVRHSVYGNELLKNFVFNVCECKGDWSMGNFIEVEMAKIREQVGDKKVLCALSGGVDSSVVAVLIHKAIGDQLTCIFVDHGLLRKNEAESVMKTFAEGFHMNVIKVDAKERFLSKLEGVSDPEKKRKIIGNEFIYVFDDEATKLEGIDFLAQGTLYTDIIESGTATAQTIKSHHNVGGLPEDMQFKLIEPLNTLFKDEVRAVGTELGIPDDIVWRQPFPGPGLGIRVLGAISDDKLEIVRESDWILREEIKKAGLDREIWQYFTVLPDIRSVGVMGDARTYDYTIGIRAVTSIDGMTSDWARIPWDVLEVISTRIVNEVSHVNRVVYDITSKPPATIEWE
- a CDS encoding transglutaminaseTgpA domain-containing protein, producing the protein MKRNFQAFLVYLLGFLLLWEWLRPVEQLTQTDHIEMFVIFILLSFAVSFLKLKWIWQMILKIWFILFSVHMFHYNTGFFQFSWLSSFLSDWTTNFSIILALNWLGITNEFRTLLFFILLWLMVYLVNYWLLKRQRIFIFFFMTLIYITVLDTFTLYSAKTAIVRTVVVGFAVMGMLTYYRILAKEEVSADSIITRKWMRPLVIMIAFSVIVGIIAPKFEPIWPDPVPYLQAAGNKGGDDANGTGVSKVGYGTDDTQLGGPFIGDDSTVFKTEARQKNYWKVETKDHYTGKGWIPSSSTSFQIGGDEVIPVSSIPSTVETREESARLFLFMDYEHLIYPAGIQRVQFERSYTLEIDSTKEKISIFGFDSKPIAPDAYTVEYKIPQYEASKLRETSVVDPGQISTEFLAQYTQLPENLPERIKELAQSITEGETNWFDKAKAIERHFSGSDFRYDQKNVAVPEEEDDYVDQFLFDTKVGYCDNFSTSMAVLLRTLGIPTRWVKGYTGGDFLEYSEGDTSKSIYEITNNNAHSWVEVYFPNQGWVPFEPTKGFTNDVSISFTNPDGTPAATETTAQPAPKPQQNLEEDSSSSENKDNSFSFTGFWLSIKIFFNSNWKLILLVSAIVVGAAGLLYRSRGKWIPRLYLLQFRLRKKDENIGKAYLILLEQLERYGLKRNDGQTLRNYARYIDTFFASREMSKLTDRYEQYLYHQKLPEGSWKDSYELWENLIKKTIA
- a CDS encoding NCS2 family permease; the encoded protein is MQKYFMFKELGTNYRREIIGGMTTFLAMAYILVVNPLTLTLSSVKDYPDALRMDYGAVFVATALAAAIGSIVMGLLGKYPLALAPGMGLNAFFAYTVVLGSGIPWQHALGAVFISGVFFFLLTLTGLREKLINAIPIELKHAVGAGIGLYITFIGLQSAGIVVNNDATLVGLGDLTAGPTLLAIFGIIVTVILMTRGFNGAVFLGMIITVIVGMIFNLIDTPDKIVDTVPSIAPTFGAAFSSFTDSSFYSMAMLGIILTLLFVDFFDNAGTLVAVANQAGMIKDNKLPRAGRALIADSVATTVGAVLGTSTTTSYIESSAGVAAGARTGFASLVTAALFILSLFFFPLLSVVTAAVTAPALIIVGALMVGSLGKIEWTKFEVAVPAFLTMIAMPLTYSIATGIAVGFIFYPITMIVKGKMKDVHPIMYFFFVIFILYFIFLQ